In Gossypium arboreum isolate Shixiya-1 chromosome 6, ASM2569848v2, whole genome shotgun sequence, the following are encoded in one genomic region:
- the LOC108485435 gene encoding ethylene-responsive transcription factor RAP2-1-like isoform X1: MSANFVFKYIRSTWRPCPDDKLAAKVFGFFWGVPAMEGDCCSSSTSSSTSGEKPKAERTQQKEKPYRGIRMRKWGKWVAEIREPNKRSRIWLGSYTTPVAAARAYDTAVFYLRGPSARLNFPDLIEKDNKLRDISAASIRKKAAEVGAKVDALQTSSVYHHGGSSSDSPNNTRRVLLKPDLNKYPEISDED; the protein is encoded by the exons ATGTCGGCCAATTTTGTATTTAAGTATATACGATCAACGTGGCGGCCGTGCCCCGACGACAAACTAGCAGCCAA ggtttttggttttttttggggggttccGGCCATGGAAGGTGACTGTTGTTCTTCATCGACGTCGAGTTCAACGAGCGGTGAGAAGCCGAAGGCGGAAAGGACACAACAAAAGGAGAAACCATATAGAGGGATAAGGATGAGGAAGTGGGGGAAGTGGGTGGCTGAAATAAGGGAACCTAACAAGAGGTCTAGGATTTGGCTCGGGTCGTATACCACCCCCGTTGCCGCCGCCCGTGCTTACGATACCGCCGTGTTCTACTTACGAGGTCCGTCCGCGAGGCTTAACTTTCCTGACCTTATAGAAAAGGATAATAAGCTTAGGGATATCTCTGCCGCTTCCATACGGAAGAAAGCGGCTGAAGTGGGGGCGAAAGTTGATGCTTTGCAAACATCATCGGTTTATCATCATGGTGGTTCTTCGTCGGACTCACCGAATAATACTCGTCGAGTTTTGTTGAAGCCTGATTTGAATAAGTACCCCGAAATTTCCGATGAAGATTGA
- the LOC108485435 gene encoding ethylene-responsive transcription factor RAP2-1-like isoform X2, with translation MVFGFFWGVPAMEGDCCSSSTSSSTSGEKPKAERTQQKEKPYRGIRMRKWGKWVAEIREPNKRSRIWLGSYTTPVAAARAYDTAVFYLRGPSARLNFPDLIEKDNKLRDISAASIRKKAAEVGAKVDALQTSSVYHHGGSSSDSPNNTRRVLLKPDLNKYPEISDED, from the exons at ggtttttggttttttttggggggttccGGCCATGGAAGGTGACTGTTGTTCTTCATCGACGTCGAGTTCAACGAGCGGTGAGAAGCCGAAGGCGGAAAGGACACAACAAAAGGAGAAACCATATAGAGGGATAAGGATGAGGAAGTGGGGGAAGTGGGTGGCTGAAATAAGGGAACCTAACAAGAGGTCTAGGATTTGGCTCGGGTCGTATACCACCCCCGTTGCCGCCGCCCGTGCTTACGATACCGCCGTGTTCTACTTACGAGGTCCGTCCGCGAGGCTTAACTTTCCTGACCTTATAGAAAAGGATAATAAGCTTAGGGATATCTCTGCCGCTTCCATACGGAAGAAAGCGGCTGAAGTGGGGGCGAAAGTTGATGCTTTGCAAACATCATCGGTTTATCATCATGGTGGTTCTTCGTCGGACTCACCGAATAATACTCGTCGAGTTTTGTTGAAGCCTGATTTGAATAAGTACCCCGAAATTTCCGATGAAGATTGA
- the LOC108484098 gene encoding uncharacterized protein LOC108484098 codes for MNSLCNSLKSLNVNPTFFPTKPELSFSFSFSPISAPPFKSKSSPTRCRLTVKADANAVEIDMVRNKQGVYAPKQKKVVVLWDLDNKPPRGPPYEAALALKRVAEKFGEVVDMSAYANRHAFVHLPQWVLQERRERRSLDILERKGIVTPDEPYICGVCGRKCKTNLDLKKHFKQLHETERQKKLNRMKSLKGKKRQRFKERFISGNHKYNEAARSIIKPKIGYGLASELRRAGVYVKTVEDKPQAADWALKRQMQHSMSRGIDWLFLVSDDKDFVEMLRRAREADLGTVVVGDWDRGLGRHADLWVSWVEVENGEVLEKDLVPKRKRMSSDDGLFSVSEFDGENISIGELDGVANELLVGRNECGGMMISVFSEDEDEWDIEEVGDEDYLLDDNEDEMIFEEEGYY; via the coding sequence ATGAATTCTCTCTGCAATTCCCTGAAATCCCTTAACGTAAACCCCACCTTTTTCCCGACAAAACCAGagctttccttttccttttccttctcTCCCATTTCCGCCCCACCCTTCAAATCCAAATCCTCACCGACCCGATGTCGTCTCACCGTCAAAGCCGACGCCAACGCCGTTGAAATCGACATGGTGAGGAACAAGCAAGGCGTTTACGCACCCAAACAGAAGAAAGTCGTTGTTTTATGGGACCTCGACAACAAACCGCCGCGAGGGCCGCCGTACGAAGCGGCGTTGGCTTTGAAAAGGGTCGCTGAGAAGTTCGGTGAAGTCGTCGATATGTCGGCTTACGCTAACCGCCACGCGTTCGTTCATTTGCCTCAATGGGTCCTTCAAGAACGACGGGAAAGGAGGAGCCTCGACATCCTCGAACGGAAAGGGATTGTGACGCCGGACGAACCGTACATTTGCGGCGTTTGTGGCCGGAAATGTAAAACGAATCTTGATTTGAAGAAACATTTCAAGCAATTACACGAAACGGAACGGCAAAAGAAGTTGAACAGGATGAAATCATTGAAGGGTAAGAAACGTCAACGGTTTAAAGAAAGGTTTATAAGTGGGAACCATAAGTACAATGAAGCTGCTAGGAGTATAATTAAGCCTAAGATTGGTTATGGTTTAGCTAGTGAGCTAAGGAGAGCTGGGGTTTATGTTAAAACCGTGGAGGATAAACCCCAAGCGGCGGATTGGGCATTGAAAAGACAAATGCAACATTCAATGAGTAGAGGGATTGATTGGTTGTTTTTAGTTTCTGATGATAAGGATTTTGTGGAGATGTTGAGGAGAGCAAGGGAAGCAGATTTAGGGACTGTGGTTGTAGGTGATTGGGATAGGGGTTTAGGTAGACATGCTGATTTATGGGTGTCTTGGGTTGAGGTAGAAAATGGGGAGGTTTTAGAGAAAGATTTGGTGCCCAAGAGGAAGAGAATGAGTAGTGATGATGGGTTGTTTTCAGTTTCGGAATTCGATGGTGAGAACATTAGTATCGGGGAATTGGATGGTGTTGCGAATGAGCTTTTAGTAGGGAGGAATGAGTGCGGTGGCATGATGATTTCGGTGTTTTCAGAAGATGAGGATGAATGGGATATTGAGGAAGTTGGTGATGAAGATTACTTGTTGGATGATAATGAAGATGAAATGATTTTTGAGGAAGAAGGGTATTATTGA